The Thalassophryne amazonica chromosome 18, fThaAma1.1, whole genome shotgun sequence DNA window tgttacagacctattccaaaatggagaaaaaaaaatttttcctcaaaattctacacacaacaccccataatcccaacatgaaatatgtttttttgtttggttgtttttaattattgtttttgcaaatttacaaaaaaaaaaaaaaaaaaaatcctgtttttttggggggggcgggggggggtgtCACCAACCACCTTGGATACCATCAGTGTTTCAACATTCTTGAGACACTGAAACATTTTAAGaagtgattgtttcatttcatgttTCAGGCAGGTTAAAACACTGAAGCAATTGTTTGAGTTAGTGTTTCAAGAATtccaaaacatttttatttgctattttgtatttggaactAATATTAATTTTGTGATGCATTTGGTTCGATCCTGTCCAgcatggagggattatatttcccagatggcttaagAATGCCTCAGGAaaagaggacttggccaaggacaggGAAATGTagggtgagctgcttggtctactgccactgcaaCCCGCACAAGGAATGAATTTGATTCTATTCATGTTTCTAACTTTTCAACATGGTGAACCATTGTCTGAAAGTTGTTTTATTTAGCATTTCAAACATTTAAAATggtaaatcattttctgaagcaattgcttAATTTGCTGTTTTGAACATTTGAAAGTGAATCATTCAGTGAAGCAAATGATTGGTTCAGTTCAAATATTCTAAAAGCCTTGTATGTGTTGTAAATCTTTTTCCTATATTTGCATAGTTACTGGGGCAACCTGCATCAAAAtgagtttttctttcttcttttggtGGTGGGAGTCATGGTCAGTGGAATATTTTGTATGGGGATTTAAACCTAAAATCCACCCACCTAGCTAAACTTATTGTGATGGTGTGATCTGACAATATAATGGGAAAAAGCTAATGATGCAATGAAACACTTTTTGTATCTTTGGCTTCTTTTTTATCATCAGAGcacaaaataaaccataaatataacacaatgttgAAATACCCTCcattgtatgagcataaaaacaggaaaccaaatgtgaccttttgaccttttaaaatagagcaaggttagccatctttggactcatccaaggtttgtgtcccaagaatgttccctgtgaatttgaagaccctggcaggacTGGACTGGACTTATCCCgagcacagacggacagatggaaggacgcaatacccgatggtcatattttggccttgggtaaaaacaaaacaaatccaagCAGATCAAATGCTTTGCACTGCCACAGGCGGCCAGTTTACCTTTGATGCTGACAGATCCGTGGCAGCGTTCAGGGGGTGGCGACTGATCCGCCGACTTCGCATCTGACTGACACTTCATCAGGCAGCTCCGTCTGCTGATCAGCGACTGTAGAAATGCCTGAACGTTTGTAAAAGACACATCCTGGGCCGTCTGAGGATGTGATCGggacaaaagacaaaaacagaatttaTATTTTCAGCATGGATGAATTTGTGCTGTCGGACAATGAACATTTCAAACACACATAAACCATAATCAAATAATATGTAATAATGTGTATTGTTAATGTATATTTGACCTTAATATGTTGCCCATTCTCTGTCTTGAAAAGGCTTTGATGGCCACTTTCAATACCAAAGGAGAGGTAAGGACTGGACACGATGTCTCCCCAGTAGCCCGTGACTCCCACTTTGTCTCCTTTCTGCACACGCAAACACATCTTAAAACCTGCCATGTGCACCACTTCATAAAAGTACAGATAAAACACTTACGTGGCCCAACACCCTCAAAGACAGCAAAGTAGGATTGATTACATCATAGACGCATTCTCTCATTTCAAAGGCCAGGCCGCGCTCCCTCCAGCGGGCATACTGCTGTTTATCGATGATGCCACACTGCGGAGAGAGTCAGAGCAGAGTTTCTAAATGCCAACAACGTGTCTTTGAAACAAATTAAGGCTGACAACCAACTGAGAATCGGGTTTCTGAAGCAGCTGCTTCAGCTTTTCAAGCATTTCAAAATGATGAATCATTTCTGGAAAAATTTTTCAGTTATTAGTTTCTAGAAATACTGAGTTATTTTCTGAACCAAGTACAGTAATCACCACTGTCCACTCAATGTCAACAAAGCAGCGTTTGAAGCATTTTGGAAAAGTGGATCATTTTCTGGGGCAATtgtttcatttttgtgttttgaacatttcaaagtactGAAACATTATCAATCAAAATTTCTTCACTTCATGTTTTAGGCATTTTAAGCCATTTTTCTGTATTTTGAGCACTTTGAAACgctgaaaagttttttttcttcatttactaTTTAAGAAGTTTCCAAATAATGAATTTCTGTAGAAATGGTTTCATTTATGCTTGTGAAGATTTCAAAAGATGAACAATTATGGAAAGCAACTGTTTAATTTGGTGTTTTAATGTTTCAAATCAGTGCATGTTTGGAATCCTAAGTCTCCACCGATGCCACTGTCACACTGTTTCAGGCATCTCAAAAACAATGAATCATTTTTTGATCCACTGGTCCAAAAAGCCTATTTTCGGCCATTAGCATGTATGGAATATTTTGCAAGGGCTTTTAATCCAAAATCTACTACACCTTGCTGGGAGCAAAAGtagaaattaattcaaaatgcattAATAATGCAAAGTCCAGAAGAAGAATGATTACCCCTTTCTCATACAGCTTCATTGTTAGGTCCCAGTCGAAGCAGCCCTTCTTGGAGTCATAGCGTGTTCCAAGATGCTGCCTGACCCGGTAATCCCAGGCTTTGGTCATTGAGGATGGAGCAGAAGACAATTGAGGCTTTACCCATAACTTCAATATCCTGTTCAGCTCATCTTGTTCCTTGAACTGTAGGAATGGAATCAGGGGACTTGAACTCAGTCTGACATGCACATATCACAATCAAATATATCAAGTTAAGATGTGCAAactgaaagacagacagagaaaaaaaatcaggCCTAAACCTTGAGAAGAGTTGTGTCTAGACAAGGGTGTATGTCCGTCTCCGGTGTGTCAGTAACGGATAAACACAGTTGTGTTGCTGCTGCTTTTAGTGTTTCCTCCGTCTGACTGCGGATCTCACTGTTTCCAAACACCTCCAAGAAAATCTCTGTCTTTTCTGAGGATAAAAGTTACATAAATAAGAAGCACAGCAAGCAACAGGTTTAGGACACATCTGGCTTTGCATGTGTGAAATATTTCATCGGACACGATCCCACTCAACCATTAAGACCCATGTATTTCTGGGGCACCAGTGCCAAGAAGAGAAGTAGCAAATGTCTCGCCACCACCTCCATGCTGTTTTCAATCACCCACACCTGAAATGGAGCAGAAAGAAGACGTTTTCCACTCAAACTTGTACAGAATGCAATCTGACATCAGCTGCCACATAGGCTCACATGAAGAAGATCTGTGTCCTTTAATCCAGCAATGGTCTTCAAAATATGTCGTGGATCTGCACTGCCAACCAGTAAAATATTGACCTCACCCTCCTGTCTCACAGGGCCTGTAACGAGAGAATCTGAGATGTTATAGATGATGATTGAGGGCATAATCTGCACTGacgtctccacatttactcaaatTAGGTTTGGAGTTCCTCAAGGGTCAATTCTTGTTCCCTGTTTCACCTTCTTCTGGGCAATTTACAATGGCAATTTAAAATGAAGTTAGTGAGCTTACTGTTCTCAATTTCTTATTATTTCTAGTTCTTATTGAGAGATTATGCTtttcctgacccccccccccaaagattTTCCGTAGCCCCCACCATAACCCCACCATtaaactgacatttgccattcatTTATGATGCAGTCTTATAATGCACCCAGTTGCTACAGCACCCATAATATAATATTTGTACAGTGCACAGGGATCAATCGAGCAACTCCACACCActcatttttttcacattttcagaTGCAtaatgttggagctgtggacttaACATTTGTCTTGTCTGTTTTCAATACACATATAGGGAACAAATGTAACTTAACCcctttaaagtaaaaaataataaataaataaaaatatattcatTGTTATGCTACCGGTATGAAGTAtcagggggggggggacatagcGATCAGCCTGACTGTCTGTTTTCACTTCttagcatgatatctcaagaaccagttgaccaattttattcatgtttAGCATaacggtgtacttgggtgatcctccAACACCAGTCAATTACGGTGATCTTGGGGtcagtttcaaggtcacagcgagatattcaagatattgacaTTGCCACCCTTGTAGCACCATATCTCAACAACCAGCTGccaaatttcattcatatttagcataacggTGTACCTGGGTGATCCCCCAAcattttgtattactgatttgtgaggACCgggggtatacgaggtctattagaaaagtatccgaccttattatttttttaaaaaaccatatggatttgaatcatgtgtgattacatcagccaagcttgaaccctcgtgggcatgcgagagttttttcacgcctgttggtgacgtcatttgcctgtgagcacgccttgtgggaggagtggtccagccccctcgtcggaattcctttgtctgagaatttgatgagagactggcgctgtgcttcatcaaaatattttccaaaactgtgaggcacatccaagtggacaccattccacaaattaagctggttttcggtgaaaattttaacggctgatgagagattttggattgtttctattgctgtaaggacttcccacggagcgggacatcgcgcagcaccACGAGACGACactgtcatcctgtttcaagctgaaaacctccaaatttaagcctctgttgaccccagacgtcgtgagagaacagagaactttcagaagaggtcggaatcagcagtttatccggacattccactgttaaaggagattttctttaatgaaagacgtgcggacggattggcgcgcccgccacaggaaaaacatttgtcgaatggtatccactcggatgtgcctcacagtttttgaaaaaattttgatgaagcacagtgccagtctctcagcaacttctgagacaatgaaaatccgacgagggggctggaccactcctcccacaaggcgtgctcacaggcgaatgacgtcaccgacaggagtggaaaaactcacgcatgcgcacgaaggttcaagcttggctgacgtaaaaacatatgaatcaaatccatattgtttttaaaaaagaaaaacggtcggtttcttttctaacagacctcgtatgtcatctcctgatgactcttgttaaaTGTTGATGTTCTGTTGCACCACTTGAAATGTGCTTCTAGTGAGTATCTTCTTGGTTGACATGTGTCTCTACCTGACAAACTCAAAATACAATGTTTTTAGGTTTCAGGATAaaaagtaattttttaaattttaaaataatcTTAATTGCACGTGAATTCTAAAACAAATTAGACATCCTTCAACCAAACATTAGGCAGATGGTCAGGTCAACGTGCACTAACCTGCCATTCGTAAGTCCCGTGCAGGACTGAATCCCCACCATGTGATCCATCCCATGCCCTCAGATGCCCGTCCAGCGCTCATCCTTTAATTGgaacactgaaaaacatcttgTATAAAAATATGCCTGCCAAATAACATATTTTAGGTTTGTTTAACACATGAGTGTAAGTGAGTCAAGACAGTAAGAGAGAGTTCTGGAAAGCATTGTGCAGTCAATCTATTGTGATTGGAATGAAAATGAAGGATTGTTCCTATTTACAAGAATCAAATCAATACGTttctaaatattcattcatacaataATATGAATCCCAAAGAAAGcagaaataaatacagaaattaaaGTGAATGAGATGGTCTTGTATGAAATGGAGCAAGTGATGGTTGAACTTTTATTACCACCaccaaagagtttttttttttttactcatttaattgtgtgttggtttgtctgtCTGGCAATTTTACTCAAAAATGTTTACAATTAATTTTCATGAAATCTGTTGGAGAGGTGGAGTACAGGCCTAACTGTAAGGTGGCAAAAATACATCATTGCGCCAGTAACATGCCATCAGTTATGAAGTACCGCATGGTCCGAGTGTTATTATGTGGCTGTTTTGAatgtatcaccaaacacctctgtccagtgacctcatggctTCATAATCACTTCCCTTCCCAGACGTCTCCCAATCACAGAGACAtcaatgtcactgccgagatatagGTCCTCGGACATTCATGTCTCATCCCAGAGGAAAATTATGCTCTTCTACAGCTCTCAAGACAAAACAGAGTTTCTCACTTTACCTTaattttatacaaataatgaatgtttatactGTAAGTGCAATGGCAAGAATATTTCATATTTCATGAGAATATTTcactgaaatattctttccattgcatgaattaaaaaaacattcattatttgttttacacaATACCTAACAATCCTAATGATGTAGTCCGTACCTAATGCTGTGTATTCATgtcttcgtgtacagactgctgtctgctttcctcagtccagcaaaaaatcgcgACAGAAATTGTACAAGTACTTCAGGTAGAGCcgtcccagcgaatactgcaaatgcctccagtcGGCTTACGGCGTActcagtttttgtgtgtgtgtgtgtgttacaagaatgagcactgttaataaaacaaaccccgccatgtttcttatctcaactcacaaagacaataaactgttttcacaggactgaagcatgcaccattccctccccccaccccccatcaaaTACCCCCCACTCCGGCGCCTGCTCACATcattcctttccccttctgcgggggcggtgcagttttagctgcagctggcctccgttcctccccccaagtgtaaacataatttctccactgtgagatcaataaagtatatctcatctcatctcatgttTCTTTTTAAGCTAAGTGCCAACACCGCTAGTGTGAATGTGCAGTGATGGCGccgtgcagtggtacaaaacatatggaaccaaacctCACGGAaattggaacacaatggcaaatgggacaaatgatccatatcacgtgacatacaaactgcCAATCAAATGACAGGATCTATTCAGGCGTTACAGAATAATTTCTATTTTGTCTCTGAGAAATATTTTAGAGCTTTATGAGGTctgttttaaaatgtaaaaacatgctAATTTGAGATTCTGTACATTTTTCTGTTTAGGAAACAAAAACAGATGCCATTGTGTCATTGTGGTTTCACAAGGCCCTCTATTTGTctctgagaaataaagggaacaTTTATGAGATCTTGTTTTAATTTTTCTTCTGAGAGTCACTGCTTCTTAAACAAATTCTTGCAAAAAAAAGGAACCATCAAAGGTACTCAGACAATTGCTAACACTATTTTGATTTATATAACACCTGaaaaaatccttgtcatttgattggtggtttgtatgtcacgcgaTATTGATCATTCGTCCCATTTGGAATTAtgctccatttactgtgcaattttggttccatttagcaagcaaatttggttccatatgtttcgtACCACTGCATGCTGCGACCACCGCGTGTGCACACTAGCAGTGACAGCGCTTAGCAGCTTATCCAGTGTGGCCTAAGTCATTTGCAGGCATTTTAAATATTCACTGGGATGTATCTAGTTAAAGTAGAACCGCTGTTggatgaagagctcgacaaatGTCTGTCGCGAACTTTCGCTGGAATGAGAAACGCAGACGCCAGTCGAGTACACAAAGAAGTCAGTGCATGTCATCAACTATTGATTACATCGTCgggattatttttgaactatctgactgtttttgcaagttgactgagaacaattttggattgattggactgctatttaaaattAGTGTTGCCTGTTTGAAATCAAAgacatcaaaggaccagtgaggcacaccaaaatgtaagtcccttttctcttgtttataaatttataagtgttaaaacaaataatgaatgtttttcatttgttcaatggaagcaatatttcatgaggtgaaagatggaatgttccatattatcacttactgaggcgttgctgggccggtagcatagatttacatttacgctacctgtcggTACCCGCCCGTCCcaatacctgcccgctgtgcataaagtgagaCATCATatcatgcgcaacccaagaactgtccgcagacgaaaacatgaaaaggcgagaagtgtgcattggtcccaatatggatattccggatgattttatcatggatggtccaacaatgaacagcagccaaagcagccagcttgatgacaccctggtgaatttggagagcagtgcggtaccagccaacacgacaaaagttaaagtcagccaactttttatgtatgcgtttgctgggtgtcgtgcgttttgaaatggcACTAAATATTATTGTGTTGTGTaactcagtaagtgataataatgcaaataacatgcagttgttgtgcggtatgcattttcaaaggCCTGACGTCCATgctcagtcgcccaaaatgagggGCAGATATTGGGACaggtagtgtaaatgtaaatctatgctactggcccagcaacgcctcagtaagtgataataatatgtgttgtgtatctcagtaagtgataataatgcaaataacatgcagttgttgtgcggtatgcattttcaaaggcccagcgtccatgcccagtcacccaaaatgaccaaTAACGACAGCGAATAtcagtcattttgggcaactgg harbors:
- the LOC117530782 gene encoding dynein assembly factor 3, axonemal-like; translated protein: MSAGRASEGMGWITWWGFSPARDLRMAGPVRQEGEVNILLVGSADPRHILKTIAGLKDTDLLHVWVIENSMEVVARHLLLLFLALVPQKYMGLNEKTEIFLEVFGNSEIRSQTEETLKAAATQLCLSVTDTPETDIHPCLDTTLLKFKEQDELNRILKLWVKPQLSSAPSSMTKAWDYRVRQHLGTRYDSKKGCFDWDLTMKLYEKGCGIIDKQQYARWRERGLAFEMRECVYDVINPTLLSLRVLGHKGDKVGVTGYWGDIVSSPYLSFGIESGHQSLFKTENGQHIKTAQDVSFTNVQAFLQSLISRRSCLMKCQSDAKSADQSPPPERCHGSVSIKDLIQLEGVSVTFLPLDSLHKLPEKTKYSQLFNTIYFSASSVHQLNPTLKQIAAPDAVLVVELAKYILELNKRQEADFESKVVNIAQEAGFEPWQEAGDDVHVVFIPHKE